The following proteins come from a genomic window of Leptospira dzoumogneensis:
- a CDS encoding inositol monophosphatase family protein: MESLAPPIDFPLEEVKKRVKSVQSVSGLILESARKLQKEIRVFGIVSDSEEKDRIHKADELMGKFLIDFIRQNFPNDSIISEDYFKHDGSNSFRWVLDPIDGSMNFVRGIPLYCVSVGLEHRETPVAGVVFAPELDTRYSAILSQGAFKNGLRIDVSNTDALARSLLVSSFPTNRKEILNEVISDITAFISCGRSMRRTGSFVLDTCWVAEGVLDGIWEKGVKLWDTVASSVILTEAGGKLTDFQGKHFLSGQAEVVASNGRIHKQIIDILRNVRLSIGRN; this comes from the coding sequence ATGGAATCCTTAGCACCTCCCATAGATTTCCCTCTTGAAGAAGTGAAGAAGAGAGTGAAATCAGTCCAATCCGTATCCGGGCTTATACTGGAATCCGCTCGTAAACTCCAAAAGGAGATCCGAGTTTTCGGGATCGTAAGCGACTCCGAAGAAAAAGACCGAATTCATAAAGCGGACGAATTGATGGGAAAATTCCTGATCGATTTTATCCGACAAAACTTTCCAAACGACTCAATCATCTCGGAAGATTATTTCAAACATGACGGAAGTAATTCCTTCCGCTGGGTTTTGGACCCGATCGATGGATCCATGAACTTTGTAAGAGGGATCCCCCTTTATTGTGTGTCGGTGGGTTTAGAACATAGAGAAACTCCGGTTGCTGGAGTTGTATTCGCACCCGAGCTGGACACACGATATTCTGCAATCTTAAGCCAAGGTGCATTCAAGAACGGACTCAGAATCGACGTCTCTAACACCGATGCACTCGCAAGATCTCTTTTGGTATCCAGTTTTCCTACAAACAGAAAGGAAATTTTAAACGAGGTAATCTCGGACATCACCGCATTTATCAGCTGCGGTAGATCCATGAGAAGAACGGGATCTTTCGTTTTAGATACTTGTTGGGTGGCAGAAGGTGTGCTCGACGGGATCTGGGAGAAGGGCGTAAAACTCTGGGATACAGTCGCAAGTTCGGTGATTCTAACGGAGGCCGGCGGGAAACTCACCGACTTTCAAGGAAAACACTTCTTATCCGGCCAGGCAGAAGTAGTAGCTTCCAATGGAAGGATCCATAAGCAGATCATCGACATTCTTCGAAATGTTCGACTCTCCATCGGAAGAAATTAA
- a CDS encoding c-type cytochrome: MNPFQIDRSGSEKGGNHRLSFFSFLLLVFFAAVFSLCKESKPLSPEAEAGRGLYMANCLACHNANPKLDGAVGPSVANSSYELLEARMRGEYPPGYVPKRQSTAMTRFNFTEAQIKSLEEFLKQ; this comes from the coding sequence ATGAATCCATTCCAAATCGATCGGAGTGGAAGCGAGAAAGGCGGTAATCACCGCCTTTCTTTTTTTAGCTTTCTACTCTTAGTATTTTTCGCGGCAGTATTCTCTTTATGTAAAGAATCCAAACCGCTTTCTCCGGAAGCGGAAGCCGGTAGAGGATTGTACATGGCGAACTGCCTAGCTTGTCATAATGCAAATCCAAAACTGGATGGAGCTGTCGGACCTTCTGTGGCAAATTCTTCTTATGAATTATTGGAAGCTAGAATGAGAGGAGAATATCCCCCAGGATATGTTCCTAAACGCCAAAGTACTGCAATGACCCGTTTTAATTTTACGGAAGCTCAAATAAAATCTTTAGAAGAGTTTTTAAAACAATAA
- a CDS encoding urate hydroxylase PuuD, whose translation MELTLFTTTNGLYYLVKYIHFLSGVTWIGMLYYFNFVQGPFFNETDADTKKNATQKLVPRALWWFRWGAMFTFLSGIAMIVIALGAQGIPHNSQWVVVILVGALFGTAMWANVWFVIWPNQKVVIAKAKGETTVDPAPNANRAFVASRTNTFFSIPMLFAMGAARNLPINYSPEKLRVFLGIMVLLIVIFEVNALTADQNGSTVKPIKTVKGVITSGVIFALVTYVLMEVLLTA comes from the coding sequence ATGGAATTAACCCTGTTTACCACCACGAACGGGCTTTATTACTTAGTTAAGTACATTCACTTTTTATCCGGGGTAACCTGGATCGGAATGTTGTACTACTTCAACTTTGTACAAGGTCCTTTCTTCAACGAAACCGATGCGGATACAAAGAAGAACGCAACTCAGAAATTAGTTCCACGCGCATTATGGTGGTTCCGTTGGGGCGCAATGTTTACCTTCTTATCCGGTATTGCGATGATCGTTATCGCACTCGGTGCTCAAGGTATTCCGCATAACTCCCAATGGGTAGTAGTAATTCTAGTAGGTGCACTTTTCGGAACGGCAATGTGGGCGAACGTTTGGTTCGTTATCTGGCCGAATCAAAAAGTTGTGATCGCAAAAGCTAAAGGAGAGACCACTGTGGATCCTGCTCCTAATGCAAACCGCGCTTTCGTAGCTTCTAGAACTAACACTTTCTTCTCTATTCCGATGTTATTTGCGATGGGAGCGGCTCGTAACCTTCCTATTAATTATAGCCCGGAGAAGTTGAGAGTTTTTCTAGGAATTATGGTACTTTTGATCGTGATCTTCGAAGTGAATGCTTTAACCGCAGACCAAAACGGATCTACAGTTAAACCGATCAAAACCGTAAAAGGTGTAATTACTAGCGGAGTGATCTTTGCTTTAGTTACTTATGTTCTGATGGAAGTTCTTTTAACTGCTTAA
- a CDS encoding LIC10025 family lipoprotein, which translates to MSKKVFSSYISLFLLLPFIGCVRKNPHAADYFERYFKYQDFIQTEFKDDPVRGILYGNPEADSEEKFYKKDGYLALSFRLSENGGRFRKELSDSPLSVFPESPYSVFVKTEPTEFHSKPTYKITRTVEMISPEVSVFDVFPMIEETVEHLRRSEPDQVLEHSSLQKFLCHQFDCEIKKENGELFLMYTLSERMKEQFPIAYKKWNKRLGQVSFRFQLFQPGGFTKGWEFYNEGRKIILGIPNSPKGYWAFPKTLHLRTYMFINIFGLKIDVRGLGYTLKFSRSGNTDTVTGSYTKIPETTIGGRFLSIFPPGAVNFFIPGNMDEYAEGSFKLLVEGSDGKGGTSFENKTKRNGNKTKVVLTTRSEIFRDRFLPFKSSDEDDEPSFFTELGKNIVLDLRGR; encoded by the coding sequence ATGAGCAAAAAAGTTTTTTCATCCTACATTTCGCTGTTTCTACTTCTTCCATTTATTGGCTGTGTGAGAAAAAATCCGCATGCTGCGGATTACTTTGAAAGATATTTTAAATACCAAGACTTTATCCAAACAGAATTCAAAGACGATCCAGTTCGCGGGATTTTATACGGAAATCCGGAAGCGGATTCAGAGGAGAAGTTTTACAAGAAGGACGGGTATCTTGCTCTTTCCTTTCGCTTGAGTGAGAATGGCGGTCGTTTCAGAAAAGAATTATCAGATTCTCCCCTTTCTGTTTTTCCGGAAAGTCCCTATTCCGTCTTTGTAAAAACGGAACCTACGGAGTTTCATAGTAAGCCGACTTATAAGATCACTAGAACTGTCGAGATGATCTCTCCTGAAGTAAGTGTGTTCGATGTATTCCCAATGATAGAAGAGACTGTGGAACATCTTCGCAGGTCTGAACCGGATCAGGTTTTGGAACATTCTTCTCTTCAAAAATTTTTATGCCATCAATTCGATTGTGAGATTAAAAAAGAGAATGGAGAACTCTTTCTGATGTATACACTTTCAGAAAGAATGAAGGAACAATTCCCGATCGCTTATAAAAAATGGAATAAACGATTAGGTCAGGTTTCTTTTAGATTTCAGTTATTTCAACCGGGAGGTTTTACTAAGGGTTGGGAATTTTATAATGAAGGCAGAAAGATCATATTAGGAATTCCGAATTCTCCCAAAGGTTATTGGGCTTTCCCAAAAACTTTGCATCTAAGGACATATATGTTCATCAATATTTTCGGATTAAAGATCGATGTCAGAGGGTTAGGATATACTCTTAAATTCAGTCGTTCCGGGAACACGGATACTGTCACTGGATCTTATACTAAAATTCCGGAAACTACTATAGGTGGTAGATTTCTCTCCATTTTTCCTCCTGGTGCGGTAAACTTCTTCATTCCTGGAAATATGGATGAATATGCCGAAGGAAGTTTTAAACTTTTGGTAGAAGGTTCCGACGGAAAAGGAGGAACAAGTTTCGAAAACAAAACCAAGCGTAACGGGAACAAGACTAAGGTTGTACTCACTACAAGGTCTGAAATTTTTAGGGATCGTTTTCTTCCTTTCAAGTCGAGTGACGAAGATGATGAGCCTTCTTTTTTCACCGAGCTAGGAAAAAATATAGTATTAGATTTAAGAGGTAGATGA
- a CDS encoding adenylate/guanylate cyclase domain-containing protein, with product MDSGLHQVEIKTEFNLDKSDDLLKIPAGLYISDIGENWKIFLNGILVREEWYEPTDGQLTKNRSVKGLIIPLSHGILKQGKNDLKIRFMGMADSNPIKANDHFGFYHPKNFRISSLEEIYNSSSEYFDIFLFGIYFIFGFYHVLFFVTRKQDIYYLYFGLFSLFSSVYFYFTTFHIYNKFINFPGGPDTEFFFRGEISALIPMVPVFMLFAKDFFYQKEGKFWIIRTFCVLSGILFITNWALPYKYVLPNLTVFQVLLFLMLLYVIFFSANAIRLKKPDSVKLAVGIGVCGLFGLWDTIDAMTKIAGFHYPFFKISFSVFILVIISLLVSRYVSLYKQSQALNLEISKQRDAFYRFVPSEFISILDRESPVEIKIGDSKEKTMSVFFADLRGYTSVSEKLSPDENIKYLNRYFSAFEDIIFKNAGFVDKYIGDAIMALFSDHSDRAEKENFNSADNALQSAIDMVRYVESLNDGIGIGADLGIGVNTGPLILGTVGSERRIDTTVVGDTVNLSSRVQSLSGFYKSKILVTHHTFLRLNLLSDVMAREIDTVIVKGKTQPVILYEVFQADEPESVDWKEGSKMKLNEGIALYKAGQFKNAFSIFKELYKEKPTDNIVKLYAKRTKMILGQDPPGDWDGIFRLHRK from the coding sequence ATGGATTCGGGTCTACATCAAGTAGAGATCAAAACCGAATTCAATTTAGATAAATCGGACGACTTACTTAAGATCCCTGCAGGTCTCTATATTTCGGATATTGGAGAAAACTGGAAAATTTTCCTGAATGGAATTTTAGTAAGAGAAGAATGGTACGAACCTACAGACGGGCAGCTTACTAAAAATCGTTCCGTAAAAGGCCTGATCATTCCGCTTTCTCATGGAATTTTAAAGCAGGGAAAAAACGATCTAAAGATCCGTTTTATGGGAATGGCAGATAGCAATCCTATAAAAGCAAACGACCATTTCGGATTCTATCATCCTAAAAATTTTAGGATCTCTTCTCTAGAAGAAATATATAATTCTTCTTCGGAATACTTCGATATATTCCTTTTTGGTATCTATTTTATATTCGGTTTTTATCATGTTCTGTTCTTTGTGACCAGAAAGCAGGATATTTATTATCTGTATTTCGGTCTTTTTTCCCTATTTTCTTCCGTATATTTCTATTTCACAACCTTCCATATATATAATAAATTTATAAACTTCCCAGGTGGTCCTGATACTGAATTTTTCTTTAGGGGAGAAATTTCAGCACTCATTCCTATGGTCCCTGTCTTTATGCTTTTTGCGAAAGACTTCTTCTACCAAAAGGAAGGAAAGTTTTGGATCATTCGCACATTTTGTGTTTTAAGCGGGATCTTGTTCATAACGAATTGGGCTCTGCCTTATAAATACGTTCTTCCGAACCTGACTGTTTTCCAAGTGCTTCTGTTTTTGATGCTCTTGTATGTGATCTTCTTCTCCGCGAATGCGATCCGTTTGAAAAAGCCCGATTCGGTTAAGCTTGCAGTCGGTATCGGAGTATGCGGTCTTTTCGGTCTTTGGGATACCATCGATGCGATGACTAAGATCGCCGGATTCCATTATCCTTTCTTTAAGATCTCTTTCTCAGTATTCATTCTTGTGATTATCAGTCTTTTGGTTTCCAGATATGTGAGTCTGTATAAACAATCTCAGGCTCTGAACTTGGAGATCTCAAAACAAAGAGACGCATTCTACAGATTCGTTCCTTCCGAATTTATTTCTATCTTAGATAGAGAAAGTCCGGTGGAGATCAAGATAGGCGACTCTAAAGAAAAGACAATGTCCGTATTTTTCGCGGATCTTAGGGGTTATACTTCCGTCTCCGAAAAATTGAGTCCGGATGAGAATATAAAATATCTGAATAGGTACTTCTCCGCATTTGAAGATATTATATTTAAGAATGCAGGTTTCGTAGATAAGTATATCGGAGATGCGATCATGGCGCTCTTCTCCGATCATAGCGATAGAGCGGAGAAGGAGAATTTCAACTCTGCGGACAACGCTCTTCAGTCCGCAATAGATATGGTTCGTTACGTGGAATCTCTAAACGATGGGATCGGTATCGGCGCGGACCTGGGAATCGGAGTGAACACCGGGCCTTTGATCTTAGGAACGGTAGGTAGCGAAAGAAGAATTGATACTACTGTTGTAGGTGATACGGTTAACTTATCTTCTCGTGTCCAAAGTCTTTCCGGTTTTTATAAGAGTAAAATTCTAGTAACTCATCATACTTTCTTAAGGTTGAACTTACTTTCTGATGTAATGGCAAGAGAGATCGATACGGTGATCGTGAAAGGCAAAACTCAGCCGGTTATCTTGTATGAAGTTTTCCAAGCAGATGAACCTGAATCGGTAGATTGGAAAGAAGGCTCTAAAATGAAACTGAACGAAGGGATTGCTCTTTATAAAGCCGGTCAGTTCAAGAATGCATTCTCTATCTTTAAGGAATTATATAAAGAGAAGCCAACGGACAATATCGTAAAATTGTACGCTAAAAGAACCAAAATGATCTTAGGCCAGGATCCTCCAGGAGATTGGGACGGGATTTTCAGGCTCCACAGAAAATAA
- the fliG gene encoding flagellar motor switch protein FliG, with translation MLNKKTSLTGRQKAAIFLIAVGSDVSSEIFKHLREDEIEQITFEIARLDKITPEDKEKVLVEFNELMMAQEFISNGGIDFARGLLEKALGNQKAIDIINRLTSSLQVRPFDFIRRTDPQHLLNFIQNEHPQTIALILSYLDPQKASSILSGLPHTIQAEVAKRIATMDRVSPDVLREVERVLERKLSTLASEDYTSAGGIDSVVEILNLVDRGTEKTIIEALEEEDPELAEEIKKRMFVFEDIVLLDDRAIQKVLREVDNSDLAKALKSVDTEVQEKIFKNMSKRAANLLREDMDFMGPIRIKDVEDAQQKIVNIIRKLEESGDIVVARAGEDELVM, from the coding sequence GTGCTGAATAAAAAGACCTCTCTAACCGGAAGACAAAAAGCGGCCATTTTTCTAATCGCCGTAGGGTCCGACGTATCTTCGGAAATTTTCAAACATCTACGTGAAGACGAGATCGAACAGATCACGTTCGAGATCGCACGTTTAGATAAGATCACTCCGGAGGATAAGGAGAAGGTTCTAGTAGAATTCAACGAGCTTATGATGGCTCAGGAATTCATCTCGAACGGAGGTATCGACTTTGCGAGGGGACTATTAGAGAAAGCGCTAGGTAATCAAAAAGCGATCGATATTATCAATCGGCTTACTTCGAGTTTGCAGGTCCGTCCTTTCGACTTTATTCGTAGAACCGACCCTCAGCACTTATTAAACTTTATCCAGAACGAGCACCCTCAGACAATCGCATTAATTTTATCTTATTTAGATCCTCAGAAGGCATCCAGCATTCTGTCAGGATTACCGCATACGATCCAAGCGGAAGTTGCTAAAAGGATCGCTACAATGGACCGGGTTTCTCCGGACGTTCTTCGAGAAGTGGAGAGGGTATTAGAAAGAAAACTTTCCACATTGGCGAGTGAGGATTATACCTCTGCCGGTGGTATCGATTCAGTGGTTGAAATTTTGAACCTTGTGGACAGGGGAACTGAGAAGACGATCATCGAAGCTTTGGAAGAAGAAGATCCGGAACTCGCGGAAGAGATCAAGAAGAGGATGTTCGTATTCGAGGATATCGTACTACTCGACGACCGTGCGATCCAAAAAGTATTGAGAGAAGTGGACAACTCGGATCTTGCAAAAGCTCTCAAGTCAGTGGATACGGAAGTTCAAGAAAAGATCTTCAAGAACATGTCCAAACGTGCCGCGAACCTGCTCCGAGAGGATATGGATTTCATGGGACCTATTCGTATTAAAGACGTGGAAGACGCTCAGCAAAAAATCGTTAATATTATACGTAAGCTGGAAGAATCCGGAGACATCGTAGTCGCACGTGCTGGCGAAGACGAACTCGTTATGTGA